From a region of the SAR324 cluster bacterium genome:
- the phoU gene encoding phosphate signaling complex protein PhoU, with the protein MAATINFTTVTLHLHRQIALLKQQANLLGTLVEEQFENALRALAENDLELAEKVVKLDKEVDQREITLEEECLKIIALYQPVAVDMRFLISTIKITNDLERIGDLARDIAQLVISNNGENRERIIDFAALTAKVKWMVRKGLEAMIALDPQTAREVCNSDDEVDEQFRLIKEKVISELEKGNANVRALITELTISDYMESIADHAKKICEDVVYTVDAEVIRHSSLVDTPKNLSS; encoded by the coding sequence ATGGCAGCTACTATTAATTTCACAACGGTCACTCTGCATTTGCACCGTCAGATTGCCCTGCTCAAACAACAAGCCAACCTGCTTGGGACTCTTGTAGAGGAACAATTTGAGAATGCACTCCGAGCACTTGCTGAAAATGATCTGGAGTTAGCTGAAAAAGTGGTCAAGCTTGACAAAGAAGTAGACCAACGCGAAATCACTCTGGAGGAGGAGTGTCTCAAGATCATCGCGCTTTACCAGCCTGTTGCTGTCGATATGCGCTTCTTGATTTCGACCATCAAGATTACGAATGATCTTGAGAGAATCGGTGACCTTGCTAGAGATATCGCTCAATTGGTCATTAGCAATAATGGCGAAAACAGAGAAAGGATTATTGACTTCGCAGCTTTGACAGCGAAAGTTAAATGGATGGTTCGCAAAGGACTGGAGGCCATGATTGCCTTGGACCCACAGACAGCCCGTGAAGTCTGCAACAGTGACGACGAGGTCGATGAGCAGTTTCGGCTTATTAAAGAGAAGGTAATCTCCGAATTGGAGAAAGGAAATGCAAACGTTCGTGCTCTGATCACAGAGTTAACTATCTCTGACTATATGGAGTCGATAGCAGATCACGCCAAGAAGATCTGTGAGGATGTGGTTTATACAGTTGATGCGGAGGTCATTCGGCACTCCTCATTAGTAGACACACCTAAGAA